The genomic interval CAACTTCACGCTGACCCCGTAAATCAGGTCGGTAATAAAACAGCGCCCCGGCTGCCATTGCAGGCAGCCGGGGCGCTGTCGTTTGCGTTCCCAGCGGTCGAGCGGTGGCTCAGCGTTGCTTGCGGCGCCGCGTGGCAGCGGCGGCCAGCACGCCCAGGCCGAGCAGGGGGCCAGCGAGGGCCGGTTCCGGGACTTCGCCTGCCGGGACCGTGGGCGTGATCCCGGTCTGGCGCAGGTAGCCCGAGGCGCCGCCGCACTCGACGTCGGTGGTCCAGCCGCAGCCGGCGCCGCCCATGCCGGCGTCGCTGTTGGCGGTGAAGACCGTGAACAGGCTGCCGCTCGAATCGAGGCCGACATGGTGTTCGGTGTCGTTCGCGTAGATGTAGCCGGACAGCAGGCCATCGCTTCCGAAGCGCAGGTCCAGTTCCAGCAGCGCGTCGGGTCCGTACCCGCTGTCGAAGCCGGTCCTGGACGAGTAGGACATCAGGCCGTCGCCGTTCTCGGCATCGAAGCTGTACGTCAGGCTGAGCAGGCCCTGCCGCGGGCGCTTGTGCGCGCCAAGGTAGTCGGCCAGGTTGAAGCTGAAGGCGCCGCTATTGACCGTGGCTTCGTCGAATTCGAGCTGCAGCGTGATGCCGCGCGGCGTTTCTTCGTTGGTCGGCTGCCATTCGTAGATGACGCCGGCGTGGCTGCTTGCGCAGAAAAGGCTGAGGCTGGCAGCGGCCAGCAAGGATTTGATGTTCATGGTATGGACTCCCGTTGTGGACAGGAATCGTTCTAGCAATTCCCGCGCCACCTGTCCGTACACCCTGGATTGCCGGGCTGTCTTGTTTGTCAACTGTTTATGACAACTGCCAGTTGTAAAGAATGTCGACAGTGCAACTTGCAGAGCGCCGAGGCAAATCTGCTGCCGGGCCAGGCCAGCCTTGCGGACGCACGATCGCTGCCTCGCTGTTAAGATAGTCAGCCTTACAACCTTGGACTGGAGGGATGCAATGAAGGATCTCGTACAGGATGGCGACAGCCTGCTCGCCGCCAGCAGTTTCGAAGACGGCGTCGACCGCCGCGTGTTCCTGAAAGCCGCCGTCGGCACCGGTTTTGCCGCCGCGGTGCTGCCGGTGGAAGCGCAAACCCTGGTCAAGACCGATACCGCCGGCCTGTCCGCCGCGGACCACATCATCGTCATCAACGGCCAGGACGTCCCCGTCTACCGCGCCCAGCCCGAGGGCAAGGAGAACCCGCCGGTCATCCTCGTCATTTCCGAGATCTTCGGCGTGCACGAGCACATCAAGGACGTTGCGCGCCGCTTCGCCAGGCAGGGCTACATGGCCGTCGCACCCGACCTGTTCGTGCGCGCGGGGGACGCCGGCAAGGTGCCGAACATCGCCGACCTGATGAAGAACATCGTGTCGCAGACGCCGGACGCGCAGGTGATGTCGGACCTCGACACCGTCGTTACCTGGGCAAGGCAGCGCGGCGGCAATACCGAGAAGCTCGGCATCACCGGCTTTTGCTGGGGCGGACGCATCACCTGGCTGTATGCAAGCCATAACCCGAAGGTCAAGGCGGGCGTGGCCTGGTACGGCCGCCTGGTAGGCGAGGCCACGGCCAACTCGCCGAAACACCCGATCGACATCGCGCAGAACCTGAAGGTGCCGGTGCTGGGCCTGTACGGCGCCAGGGACACCGGCATTCCACTGGAATCGGTCGAGCGCATGAAGGCGGCACTGGCCAAGGGCAACAGCAAGTCCGAGTTCGTGGTCTACCCGGATGCCGGACACGCGTTCCATGCCGACTACCGTCCGAGCTTCGTCGAGGCAGACGCGAAGGATGGCTGGCGGCGTGCGCTGGACTGGTTCAAGGGGCACGGCGTCGTGTAATCGAGCCCGCGTAGCGGCCTGGAGCGGTACAATGCCCGGTTTGCCACACGACGCACGATCCGGCGATCCCCGGAAAACCGACGCGCAGCAGGTTTGCCGGGGTTTGCAAAGTTAGAGGTTTCCAAATCGACCCGATTCTCATTTCCATCCTGCTGGCGACCCTGATCGCCGGCGTCGTCAGCATCTCGGCCGCGGCTGTCTTCAGTTTCACGCTGCTCTCCAAAATGGTGGAGCGGCTGGTGAGCCTGTCCGTCGGGATCATGCTGTCGACCTCCCTGCTGCATGCCTTGCCCGAGGCCTTCGAGTCCGGCGCCAGCCCGCACAAGCTGTTCGCGACGCTGCTGGCCGGGCTGCTGGTCTTCTTCATGCTGGAGAAGCTGGCGCTGCTGCGCCATTCGCACCACCACGAGGGCGATGGCCACCACCACGCCCACGGCCACGATGCGCGGGAAGCGGGCAAGTCGGGCTGGATGATCCTGATCGGCGACGGCATGCACAACTTCACGGACGGCATCCTGATCGCAGCGGCCTTCCTCGCCAACCCGGAACTGGGCATCGTCACCGCGCTGGCCATCGTCGCCCACGAAATCCCGACCGAGATCGGCGACTTCATCGTGCTGCTCAATGCCGGCTTCTCGCGCATGCGGGCGTATGTCTTCAACCTGCTGTGCAGCCTGCTGGCGGTGGCCGGCGGCCTGCTCGGCTACTACACCCTCGACCGCGCCAGCGGCCTGATTCCCTACGTGCTGGTATTCGCCTCGTCGGGCTTCATCTACATCGCCGTGAGCGACCTGATGCCGCAGATGCAGAGGAGGGCGACGGTGAAGGAGTCGATTCCGCAGGTGCTGCTGATCGGACTTGGCGTTATCATCGTGCTGTTCCTGACCGGGCACTAAGGGCTGTCGTTCCACGCTGCTCCGGTCGTGCCGACGAGAGGAGCGTGCCATGCACAGCTATCGCTGGATGCCCGAATCGGGTACTGGACTGGAGCACCTCGTCGTGCGCCGCGATGGCGACACGATCACCGCCCAGGGCGTGGTGATCGGCAGCGAGGGCGGCGCCAATTTTGGCGCACGCTATGCCATCGAATGCGATGGCGAATGGCGGGTGCGCCATGCCGTCATCGAGGTCGCCGGCGGCGCGCGCCTGGCGCTGTTTGCCGACGGTGCCGGCCACTGGCGCGGCCAGGATGGCGCGACCGGCGGCGCTGGACGGTTGCATCGACATCGACCTGACCGCCAGCTGCTTTACCAATACCTTGCCGATCCGCCGCCTCGGCGCCGCGCTGACCGAACGGCAGCCGATCGACGTCGCCTGGGTCTGGATACCGGAGCTGCGGGTGGAAAAGGCCCGCCAGGCCTACACCCGCCTGGACGACGCGCGGGTGCGCTTCGAGAGCGTCGGAACGGGTTTCCAGGCCGACCTGACGGTCGACGGGGACGGGTTTGTGCTTGATTACCCTGGATTGTTCCGGCGCACCGGGTGACGTCCACATGCCAAGGCATTGCCGTTGGTATGGCTCCGCGTGGCAGTGCGGCATGCGACCGTACGACCGCGTGGGCTCAAGAGCCCACCCTGCCTATCGCCGAACTCCATACGTGAGGTGCGCATACCACCGCCCGTAGGGTGGGCTCTCGAGCCCACGCGGTACGGCATTCGATCAGTCGAAACCGATGAAAATCATCGATCCCCGGTCGCTACCGGCCGCCCCGGATCGCTGCACCACTCGCTCCACGACCCCGGATACAGGGCCGCTCCCGGCATCCCCGCCACTTCCAGCGCCAGCAGATTGTGGCAAGCCGTCACCCCCGACCCGCACTGCATGATCGCGTCCTTCGGGTCGCTGATCACGGCACCGAACTCCTCGCGCAGCTGCTCTGGTGCCTTGAAACGGCCGTCGCCCTGCAGGTTGTCCTTGAAGAAGCGGTTACGCGCGCCCGGGATATGCCCGCCGACCGGATCGATGGTCTCGTTCTCGCCGCGAAAACGGTCGGCCGCGCGGGCGTCGATCACGGTGCGTTTCGCGCTCTCGATGTTCTCCAGCACCTCGGCCACCGTCACCGTCGGTACGAAGGGCGCGCGCGCCGCGATGCCGCCGGCGGCGCGCGGTTCGGGCGGATCGTTCGACAGCGGGTGTCCCAGCGCCTGCCAGGCCGGCAGGCCGCCATCGAGCACGGCCGAGGCCTCGTGGCCGATCCAGCGCAGCAGCCACCACAGGCGCGCCGCGTACATGCCGCCGTGGGCGTCGTAGGCGACGACCTGCGTCGTGTCGCCCACGCCCCAGCGGCGCAGCGTCGACACGAAAGCGTCCTTGTCAGGCAGCGGGTGGCGTCCGCGGAAGACGCCGTCCTCGCCGCGCTTGGGGCCGGCCAGTTCCGTCTCCATGTCGGCGAACAGGGCATGGGGCAGGTGGCCGGCGGCATAGGCGGCGCGGCCGGCGGTCAGGTTGACGAGGTCATGGCGGCAGTCCACCAGGACCCAGTCCGGGTCGTCGATGTGCTGTGCCAGGTCTGAAGCGGAGATCAGAGTGGTGTACATGTGGCCTCACAGTTCGCTTGCGATCGGATCGGTCTTTTCCAGGACGGCGCCGCGCGCCGTCCTGCGCGTATTGTAGAACGTGGCGGCGATGCCCGAGGCAAGGATCACGGTGATGCCCAGCCAGACGTGCCAGTCGAAGCGGTCGCCCCACAGGGCCAGGCCCCACAGGCTGGAAAACACGACGCCGGTGTACTGCAGGTTCGCCACCACCAGCACCTTGCCGACACGGTAGGCGCGCGTCATCGCCATCTGCGCCATCAGCGCGGCCACGCCGATCCCGAGCAGCAGCAGGGCGCCGCCCTGGGTGTGCTCGTGGAAGGGAAGGCCGACCGGTTTGCCGTCGCCGCTCACTACGCCTACCAGGCCGGCAATGGCCGTCGTCAGCGAAAAATAGAACACGACGCGGTATTCGGGTTCGCCCATCTGCCCCAGTTTGCGCACCTGCATGTAGGCCATCGCCGAGATCACCGACGAGCACACACCGGCCAGGCCGCCCAGCCACTGCTGGGTTTCGATGGCCGGCTGCAGCACCAGGATCACCCCAACGAAGCTGGCGCCGACCGCCACGACGAGCGGCCACTCGACAGTATTGGCGCCGGTTGCCGCGCGCGACCACCAGCCGGCCAGGAACATCCCGGCCGCGATCCAGATCGGCGCCATGTAGTTCAGCGTCATGGCCGTGGCCAGCGGCAGTTTGCCGATCGCGAAGAACCACAGCCAGAGCGAAGTCACGCCGACCAGGCTGCGCCAGAGGTGGGCTTTCGGGAAGGGGGTGCGGAAGCTCCCGCCCTGGTGGCGCACGATGGCCAGCAGCACGAGCGAGCCGATGATGCCGCGGTAGAACAGGAGTTCGGAGGTGGTATAGAACTCGGAAGCGAGCTTCACGCCTGCGCCCATGGCGGCAAAGGCGAAGCTGGCGAACAACATCCACAGTGAGGGCATTACTTTCCTACGATGATGAAACCAGGGTAGACGATACAGCAGCTTGCGCCGGCGCGCCTGGCGCCACAGTGCGGCGCCCGATCACGCTGGCCGCAATGCAGGAGGCGAGGATGACGGCGATGCCGGCCCAGACCGTCCAGTGGAAAGCGTCGCCCCAGATCCAGCCGCCCAGCAGGCTGGAAAAGACGATGCCGCTGTACTGCAGGTTGGCCACCACCGGGGTGCGGCCCAGGCGGTAGGCGCGGGTCAGGGGCCAGCTGGCCGGCGGTACCGGTCAGGCCCACGCCAAGCAGCAGCAGCGCGCCCCGCCAGTCGGGCGCATGCGAGCCGGAGGAGGGAAAGGCGAGCGTGCCCGCCAGGCCGGCGACGACATTGAGCAGCGAAAAATAGAACACGACCCGGTATTCGGGCTCGCCCTTGCGGCTCAGGCGCCGCACCATCAGGTAGGCCAGCGCCGCCAGCGCGCCGGAAGCGAGCGCCATCAGTCCGCCCAGCCACTGGTTGGCGGCGAAGGCGGGACGGAGCACCAGCACCACGCCGCCAAAGCTGGCCAGGATGGCAGCCAGCAGCGCCCACGGGAAGCGCCGCTCGCCGCGCCAGAGGGCGGCAACGATCAGGGCCACGGCGGTCCAGATCGGCGACAGGTAGTTCAGGGTGACGGCCGTCGCCAGCGGCAGGCGGGCGATCGCCGCGAACCAGAGCCAGAGCGAGGCCACGCCCAGCAGGCCGCGCCACAGGTGGGCCAGCGGTTCAGGGGTGGCGAGGGATCGGCCCTTGATACGGGCCAGGAAAAAGAGCAGCGCGACCCCGACGAGGCCGCGCACCAGCACGATCTCGGCGATCGAGTACCGGGTCGACGCCAGCTTCACGCAGGTGCCCATCAGGGCAAAGGCGAAGCTGGCGAAGAGCATCCACACGGCTTACAGCGCGATCTTGCTACGGTACCACTCGTGGAAGTGCTGCATGCCGTCTTCCATCGGCGACTGGTAGGGTCCCACTTCGTTGACGCCGCGCTCGACCAGGATCTTGCGGCCGGCGTCCATGCGCTGGGCGATCTCGTCGTCCTCGACGCAGGTCTCCATGTAGGCGGCGCGTTCGGCCTCGACCAGTTCGCGCTCGAACAGCGCGATCTCTTCGGGGTAGTAGAACTCGACCACGTTGCGCGTCTTTTGCGGACCCAGCGGCCACAGGGTGGACACGACCAGCACGTTCGGATACCACTCGACCATGATGTTCGGGTACAGGGTCAGCCAGATGGCGCCTTGCTTCGGTTCCTTGCCGCCATTGAACTTCAGTACCTGCTCCTGCCACTTTTTATACGTCGGCGAGCCGGCCTTCTGCAGGCCGCGGTTCACGCCCACGGTCTGCACGCTGAAGTCGCGGCCGAATTCCCATTTCAGGTCTTCGCAGGAGACGAAGTTGCCCAGGCCCGGATGGAAGGGCTCGACGTGGTAATCCTCGAGATAGACCTCGATGAAGGTCTTCCAGTTGTAGTCGACCTCGTGGATCTCGACGTGGTCGAACAGGTAGCCGGAGAAGTCGAGGTCCTTCGAGACCGACATCGCCTTCAGCTGCTGCATGACGTCGTAGCCGTTCTGCTCGAACAGCAGGCCGTTCCAGCTTTGCAGCGGCGATTTCGCCAGGTTGAGGCAGGGCGTTTCCGCGAAGTGCGGCGCGCCGATCAGCTCTCCCTTGAGGTCGTAAGTCCAGCGGTGCAGCGGGCAGACGATGTTCTTCGCGTTGCCGCGGCCATTGAACATCAGCGCCTGGCGATGGCGGCAGACGTTGGACAGCACCTCGATGCCGTTGGCATTGCGCACGAGCATGCGGCCTTCGTTTTCGGAAGGCAGGGTCGCGAAGTCGCCCGTTTCCGGCACCATCAGTTCGTGACCGACGTAGCGCGGGCCCTTCTGGAACAGTTGCTGGATTTCCCGCTGCAACAGTGCGTCGTCAAAATAAACATTTACCGGAAGCTGCGCGCACGAGCGCGCCAGCTTGGCGTGGGTAGCCAGATCGGACATCCCAACCCCCCTTATAGAAGCAGCGTGCCAAAGAGAAGAAAGAATCCAAAGACCAGTATTTTTCGCTGAGGAAATACGGTAATTCGGACAGAACCGGAGATTATAGCGTGTTACGAGCTCAACCGGGATGGATAAGCTGTTGCGCGTTGGATTGTTGTCCCGTCCGCCGAATTGGCGCGGTGAAGGGGGCATGGCGATCGCGTGCTGCTCGCGCCGGTTGGCGTTCAGGGGTGCGGGCCGTCGCGGGACTGCGGGGCGGAATGGCGCAGAAAGTGCCAGAAGGGCATGGTTTTCATGAAGTTGCGGGGGCTGGCGCTTCCGACGAACCCTTCTAGACTGAGCTCGGCAATCGCGCAAGACCACCCCAAGGGTGTGTATTGTTTTAAAATACGCGATTCAAGTCCCGCGCGGCGCACCCGATGCGCATGACGGGATCGCTGGCCCAACAAGAAGACACTATGGCAATCAATGCAAACGCGGGAGCGACGACGGCTCCGGCCTCGTTCGAGGAAGCAATGGCCGAGCTGGCCCAGCTCGTCACCCAGATGGAAGGCGGCCAGCTGCCGCTGGAAGCCTCGGTAGCCGCCTATGCGCGCGGCTCCGAGCTGGTGAAGTATTGCGCGGGGCAGCTCGACAAGGTCGAGTCGCAGGTGAAAGTCCTCGAAGGCGACATGTTGAAACCCTTCAGTGCCGACGGCGTCGGCGAGGGTAGTCAATGAGCGCGCTGTCCTTTTCCAGCTGGATGGGCGGCGTCCAGGCCGAGGTCGAGGAGGCGCTGTCGCGCTTCCTGCCCGCGGCCACGAGCGTGCCGACCAAGCTGCACGAAGCCATGCGCTACACGGTGCTCGGTGGCGGCAAGCGCGTGCGTCCCTTGCTGGTGTACGCCAGCGGCGCCCTGTTCGGCGCCGACCCGGCGGCACTGGCGCGCGCCGCCTGCGCCCCGGAAATGATCCACGCCTATTCGCTGGTGCACGACGACATGCCCTGCATGGACGACGACGACCTGCGCCGCGGCAAACCCACGGTGCATGTGGCCTATGACGAAGCGACGGCGCTGCTGGTCGGCGATGCCCTGCAGGCCCAGGCCTTCGGCGTACTGGCAGGCGCCGATACGCTGCCCCGGCACGGCTGGTCGCCATGCTGCGCCTGCTGGCCGAAGCGGCGGGGTCAAGCGGCATGTGCGGCGGCCAGGCCATCGATCTCGACAGTGTCGGCCTTGCGCTCGACCAGGACCAGCTCGAACGCATGCACCAGCTGAAAACCGGTGCGCTGCTGCGCGCCTCGGTGCTGCTGGGCGCGCTGTGCGGCAAGGACCTGAACCAGACGGAGCTCGAAGCCCTGGGTGCCTACTCGAAAGCGGTCGGGCTGGCCTTCCAGGTCGTCGACGACGTGCTCGACGCGACGGCCGATTCGGCCACGCTCGGCAAGACGGCGGGCAAGGATGCGGCCGACAACAAGCCGACCTATGTCTCGATCCTGGGCCTGGACCAGTCGAAGGCATTGGCGGAGCAATTGCGGCGCGAGGCGATCGATGCGCTGGCGCCATTTGGAGAACCAGCACTGCGGCTGCGCGAACTCGCGGATCTGATCGTGCAGCGGAAGGCATAAATGAACCTGTTAGAAACCATCAACGACCCCTCGGACCTGCGCCAACTGCCGCGCACCCAGCTCACGCCCCTGGCGAACGAGCTGCGCCAGTTCCTGCTCGAGTCGGTCGCGAAGACGGGGGGCCACCTGTCCTCGAACCTGGGCACGGTCGAACTGACCATCGCGCTGCATTATGTCTTCGAGACGCCGCACGACCGCATCGTCTGGGACGTCGGCCACCAGACCTATTCGCACAAGATCCTCACCGGCCGCCGCGGCCGCATGGACACGCTGCGCCAGCTCAATGGCCTGTCGGGCTTCCCGAAGCGCGACGAAAGCGAATACGACACCTTCGGCACCGCGCACTCGTCGACGTCGATTTCGGCAGCGCTGGGCATGGCTGCGGCCGCGAAGATCAAGGGCGAACACCGCCACGCGATTGCCGTCATCGGCGACGGCTCGATGACCGCGGGCATGGCTTTCGAGGCCCTGAACAATGCCGGCGTCGAGGAAGACTGCAACCTGCTGGTGGTCCTGAACGACAACGACATGTCGATCTCGCCGCCGGTCGGCGCGCTGAACCGCTACCTGGCGCGCCTGATGTCCGGCCAGTTCTACGCCGCCGCCAAGAGCGTGGGCAAGACCGTGCTGCCGGGCCCCGTGCTGGGCCTCGCGCGCAAGCTGGAGGAACACG from Massilia sp. Se16.2.3 carries:
- a CDS encoding dienelactone hydrolase family protein, with amino-acid sequence MKDLVQDGDSLLAASSFEDGVDRRVFLKAAVGTGFAAAVLPVEAQTLVKTDTAGLSAADHIIVINGQDVPVYRAQPEGKENPPVILVISEIFGVHEHIKDVARRFARQGYMAVAPDLFVRAGDAGKVPNIADLMKNIVSQTPDAQVMSDLDTVVTWARQRGGNTEKLGITGFCWGGRITWLYASHNPKVKAGVAWYGRLVGEATANSPKHPIDIAQNLKVPVLGLYGARDTGIPLESVERMKAALAKGNSKSEFVVYPDAGHAFHADYRPSFVEADAKDGWRRALDWFKGHGVV
- a CDS encoding ZIP family metal transporter, whose translation is MIAGVVSISAAAVFSFTLLSKMVERLVSLSVGIMLSTSLLHALPEAFESGASPHKLFATLLAGLLVFFMLEKLALLRHSHHHEGDGHHHAHGHDAREAGKSGWMILIGDGMHNFTDGILIAAAFLANPELGIVTALAIVAHEIPTEIGDFIVLLNAGFSRMRAYVFNLLCSLLAVAGGLLGYYTLDRASGLIPYVLVFASSGFIYIAVSDLMPQMQRRATVKESIPQVLLIGLGVIIVLFLTGH
- a CDS encoding sulfurtransferase, producing MYTTLISASDLAQHIDDPDWVLVDCRHDLVNLTAGRAAYAAGHLPHALFADMETELAGPKRGEDGVFRGRHPLPDKDAFVSTLRRWGVGDTTQVVAYDAHGGMYAARLWWLLRWIGHEASAVLDGGLPAWQALGHPLSNDPPEPRAAGGIAARAPFVPTVTVAEVLENIESAKRTVIDARAADRFRGENETIDPVGGHIPGARNRFFKDNLQGDGRFKAPEQLREEFGAVISDPKDAIMQCGSGVTACHNLLALEVAGMPGAALYPGSWSEWCSDPGRPVATGDR
- a CDS encoding DMT family transporter is translated as MPSLWMLFASFAFAAMGAGVKLASEFYTTSELLFYRGIIGSLVLLAIVRHQGGSFRTPFPKAHLWRSLVGVTSLWLWFFAIGKLPLATAMTLNYMAPIWIAAGMFLAGWWSRAATGANTVEWPLVVAVGASFVGVILVLQPAIETQQWLGGLAGVCSSVISAMAYMQVRKLGQMGEPEYRVVFYFSLTTAIAGLVGVVSGDGKPVGLPFHEHTQGGALLLLGIGVAALMAQMAMTRAYRVGKVLVVANLQYTGVVFSSLWGLALWGDRFDWHVWLGITVILASGIAATFYNTRRTARGAVLEKTDPIASEL
- a CDS encoding DMT family transporter, which codes for MLFASFAFALMGTCVKLASTRYSIAEIVLVRGLVGVALLFFLARIKGRSLATPEPLAHLWRGLLGVASLWLWFAAIARLPLATAVTLNYLSPIWTAVALIVAALWRGERRFPWALLAAILASFGGVVLVLRPAFAANQWLGGLMALASGALAALAYLMVRRLSRKGEPEYRVVFYFSLLNVVAGLAGTLAFPSSGSHAPDWRGALLLLGVGLTGTAGQLAPDPRLPPGPHPGGGQPAVQRHRLFQPAGRLDLGRRFPLDGLGRHRRHPRLLHCGQRDRAPHCGARRAGASCCIVYPGFIIVGK
- a CDS encoding aromatic ring-hydroxylating dioxygenase subunit alpha, with product MSDLATHAKLARSCAQLPVNVYFDDALLQREIQQLFQKGPRYVGHELMVPETGDFATLPSENEGRMLVRNANGIEVLSNVCRHRQALMFNGRGNAKNIVCPLHRWTYDLKGELIGAPHFAETPCLNLAKSPLQSWNGLLFEQNGYDVMQQLKAMSVSKDLDFSGYLFDHVEIHEVDYNWKTFIEVYLEDYHVEPFHPGLGNFVSCEDLKWEFGRDFSVQTVGVNRGLQKAGSPTYKKWQEQVLKFNGGKEPKQGAIWLTLYPNIMVEWYPNVLVVSTLWPLGPQKTRNVVEFYYPEEIALFERELVEAERAAYMETCVEDDEIAQRMDAGRKILVERGVNEVGPYQSPMEDGMQHFHEWYRSKIAL
- a CDS encoding exodeoxyribonuclease VII small subunit, whose amino-acid sequence is MAINANAGATTAPASFEEAMAELAQLVTQMEGGQLPLEASVAAYARGSELVKYCAGQLDKVESQVKVLEGDMLKPFSADGVGEGSQ